In Carya illinoinensis cultivar Pawnee chromosome 16, C.illinoinensisPawnee_v1, whole genome shotgun sequence, a single window of DNA contains:
- the LOC122298400 gene encoding GDP-L-fucose synthase 1-like, with protein MGEDTSDGKIPLCPFLTDKTAKICVLGHRGLVGSAIVRKLQHLGFTNLLLRTHSELDLTRQNDVETFFEAKKPRFVILAAAKVGGIHANSTYPADFIAVNLQIQTNVIDSSYRHGVQKLLFLGSSCIYPKFAPQPIPEDALLTSPLEPTNEWYAVAKIAGIKMCQAYRIQYGWDAISAMPTNLYGPNDNFHPENSHVLPALMRRFHEAKVKKAKEVVVWGTGSPLREFLHVDDLADAVIFLMESYSGLGQLNVGSGKEVSIKELAELVKEVVGFEGELVWDASKPDGTPRKLMDCSKLAELGWSPKISLKDGLADTYKWYLENVKQ; from the exons ATGGGAGAAGACACCTCCGAcg GGAAGATCCCCTTGTGTCCCTTCCTCACCGACAAGACCGCGAAAATCTGCGTGCTTGGCCACCGAGGCCTCGTCGGCTCCGCCATCGTCCGCAAGCTCCAGCACCTCGGTTTCACTAACCTTCTACTCCGCACCCACTCCGAGCTCGACCTCACGCGCCAAAACGACGTCGAAACCTTTTTCGAAGCCAAGAAGCCCCGTTTCGTCATTCTTGCTGCGGCCAAGGTCGGCGGCATCCACGCCAACAGCACCTATCCCGCCGACTTCATTGCCGTCAACCTCCAGATCCAGACCAATGTCATCGACTCCTCCTACCGCCACGGCGTCCAGAAGCTTCTATTCCTCGGATCCTCTTGCATCTACCCCAAGTTCGCACCCCAGCCGATTCCCGAGGACGCGTTGCTCACCAGCCCCTTGGAGCCCACCAACGAATGGTACGCTGTCGCCAAGATCGCGGGGATCAAAATGTGCCAGGCCTACCGAATTCAATACGGTTGGGACGCGATTTCGGCAATGCCCACGAACTTGTACGGCCCGAACGACAATTTCCATCCCGAGAATTCACACGTCTTGCCGGCGTTGATGCGGAGGTTCCACGAGGCAAAGGTGAAGAAAGCGAAGGAGGTGGTGGTGTGGGGGACGGGAAGTCCCCTGAGGGAGTTCCTGCACGTCGACGATTTGGCCGACGCGGTGATCTTCTTGATGGAGAGCTACAGTGGGTTGGGGCAGCTGAATGTGGGGAGTGGGAAGGAGGTGAGCATCAAGGAGTTGGCTGAGCTGGTGAAGGAGGTGGTGGGGTTCGAGGGGGAGCTCGTTTGGGACGCGTCCAAGCCCGACGGAACTCCTAGGAAGCTCATGGATTGCTCGAAGCTCGCCGAGTTGGGATGGAGCCCCAAGATTTCACTCAAGGATGGGCTTGCTGATACCTATAAATGGTACTTGGAGAATGTCAAGCAATAA